A genome region from Hippopotamus amphibius kiboko isolate mHipAmp2 chromosome 1, mHipAmp2.hap2, whole genome shotgun sequence includes the following:
- the CELSR2 gene encoding cadherin EGF LAG seven-pass G-type receptor 2 isoform X1, whose product MRSPAARAPLPTPLPPLLLLLLLPPPLRGDQVGPCRSLGAGGRGSSGACAPVGWLCPASSSNLWLYTSRCRDAGTELTGHLVPHHDGLRVWCPESGAHIPLPPAPEGCPWSCRLLGIGGHLSPQGKLTLPRENLCLKAPRLRCQSCKLGQTAGFRAGESSAEESMGGRRKRNVNTAPQFQPPSYQATVPENQPAGTPVASLRAIDPDEGEAGRLEYTMDALFDSRSNHFFSLDPVTGAVTTAEELDRETKSTHVFRVTAQDHGMPRRSALATLTIMVTDTNDHDPVFEQQEYKESLRENLEVGYEVLTVRATDGDAPPNANILYRLLEGPGGSPSEVFEIDPRSGVIRTRGPVDREEVESYQLTVEASDQGRDPGPRSATAAVFLSVEDDNDNAPQFSEKRYVVQVREDVTPGAPVLRVTASDRDKGSNALVHYSIMSGNARGQFYLDAQTGALDVVSPLDYETTKEYTLRVRAQDGGRPPLSNVSGLVTVQVLDINDNAPIFVSTPFQATVLESVPLGYLVLHIQAIDADAGDNARLEYRLAGVGHDFPFTINNGTGWISVAAELDREEVDFYSFGVEARDHGTPALTASASVSVTILDVNDNNPTFTQPEYTVRLNEDAAVGTSVVTVSAVDRDAHSVITYQISSGNTRNRFSITSQSGGGLVSLALPLDYKLERQYVLAVTASDGTRQDTAQVVVNVTDANTHRPVFQSSHYTVNINEDQPAGTTVVLISATDEDTGENARITYFMEDSIPQFRIDADTGAVTTQAELDYEDQVSYTLAITARDNGIPQKSDTTYLEILVNDVNDNAPQFLRDSYQGSVYEDVPPFTSVLQISATDRDSGLNGRVFYTFQGGDDGDGDFIVESTSGIVRTLRRLDRENVAQYILRAYAVDKGMPPARTPMDVTVTVLDVNDNPPVFEQDEFDVFVEENSPIGLAVARVTATDPDEGTNAQIMYQIVEGNIPEVFQLDIFSGELTALVDLDYEDRPEYILVIQATSAPLVSRATVHVRLLDRNDNPPVLGNFEILFNNYVTNRSSSFPGGAIGRVPAHDPDISDSLTYSFERGNELSLVLLNASTGELRLSRALDNNRPLEAIMSVLVSDGVHSVTAQCALRVTIITDEMLTHSITLRLEDMSPERFLSPLLGLFIQAVAATLATPPDHVVVFNVQRDTDAPGGHILNVSLSVGRPPGPGGGPPFLPSEDLQERLYLNRSLLTAISAQRVLPFDDNICLREPCENYMRCVSVLRFDSSAPFIASSSVLFRPIHPVGGLRCRCPPGFTGDYCETEVDLCYSRPCGPHGRCRSREGGYTCLCRDGYTGEHCEVSARSGRCTPGVCKNGGTCVNLLVGGFKCDCPSGDFEKPFCQVTTRSFPARSFVTFRGLRQRFHFTLALSFATKERDGLLLYNGRFNEKHDFVALEVIQEQVQLTFSAGESTTTVSPFVPGGVSDGQWHTVQLKYYNKPLLGQTGLPQGPSEQKVAVVTVDGCDTGVALRFGAVLGNYSCAAQGTQGGSKKSLDLTGPLLLGGVPDLPESFPVRTRHFVGCMRNLQVDSHHVDMADFIANNGTVPGCPAKKNVCDSNTCHNGGTCVNQWDAFSCECPLGFGGKSCAQEMANPQRFLGSSLVAWHGLSLPISQPWHLSLMFRTRQADGVLLQAVTRGRSTITLQLREGHVVLSVEGTGLQASSLRLEPGRANDGDWHHAQLALGASGGPGHAILSFDYGQQRAEGNLGPRLHGLHLSNITVGGVPGPASDVARGFRGCLQGVRVSETPDGVSSLDPSRGESVNVEPGCSLPDPCDSNPCPANSYCSDDWDSYSCSCDPGYYGDNCTNVCDLNPCEHQSVCTRKPSAPHGYTCECPQNYLGLYCETRIDQPCPRGWWGHPTCGPCNCDVSKGFDPDCNKTSGECHCKENHYRPPGSPACLLCDCYPTGSLSRVCDPEDGQCPCKPGVIGRQCDRCDNPFAEVTTNGCEVNYDSCPRAIEAGIWWPRTRFGLPAAAPCPKGSFGTAVRHCDEYRGWLPPNLFNCTSVTFSELKGFAERLQRNESGLDPGRSQRLALLLRNATQHTAGYFGSDVKVAYQLATRLLAHESAQRGFGLSATQDVHFTENLLRVGSALLDAANKRHWELIQQTEGGTAWLLQHYEAYASALAQNMRHTYLSPFTIVTPNIVISVVRLDKGSFAGAKLPRYEALRGERPPDLETTVILPESVFRETLPAVRPAGPGEAQEPEELARRQRRHPELSQGEAVASVIIYRTLAGLLPHNYDPDKRSLRVPKRPVINTPVVSISVHDDEELLPRALDKPVTVQFRLLETEERTKPICVFWNHSILVSGTGGWSARGCEVVFRNESHVSCQCNHMTSFAVLMDVSRRENGEILPLKTLTYVALGVTLAALLLTFLFLTVLRALRSNQHGIRRNLTAALGLAQLVFLLGINQADLPFACTVIAILLHFLYLCTFSWALLEALHLYRALTEVRDVNAGPMRFYYMLGWGVPAFITGLAVGLDPEGYGNPDFCWLSIYDTLIWSFAGPVAFAVSMSVFLYILAARASCAAQRQGFEKKGPVSGLRPSFAVLVLLSATWLLALLSVNSDTLLFHYLFAASNCIQGPFIFLSYVVLSKEVRKALKFACSRKPSPDPALTTKSTLTSSYNCSSPYADGRLYQPYGDSAGSLHSASRSGKSQPSYIPFLLREESTLNPNQGPPGLGNPGGLFLEAQDQQHDPDTDSDSDLSLEDDQSGSYASTHSSDSEEEEEEEEGEAAFSGEPGWDSLLGPGAERLPLHSTPKDGGLGPEKVPWPGDFGTTAKDGGGTGASEERPRENGDALPREGSLGPLPGPSAQPHKGILKKKCLPTISEKSSLLRLPLEQGTGSSRGSSASEGSRGGLPPRPPPRQSLQEQLNGVMPIAMSIKAGTVDEDSSGSEEEEDRRGWPGCPVPSPTQVSCLDSSVHSPSSETRQTPLTCCGL is encoded by the exons ATGCGGAGCCCGGCGGCCCGCGCCCCCCTTCCAACACcgctgccgccgctgctgctactgctgctgctgccgccgccactACGGGGAGACCAAGTGGGGCCCTGTCGTTCTCTGGGGGCCGGGGGACGCGGCTCCTCGGGGGCCTGCGCTCCCGTAGGCTGGCTCTGTCCAGCCTCATCCTCGAACCTCTGGCTCTACACCAGCCGCTGCAGGGATGCGGGGACGGAACTGACTGGCCATCTGGTGCCCCACCACGATGGTCTGAGGGTCTGGTGTCCAGAATCCGGGGCCCACATCCCCCTGCCGCCGGCGCCCGAAGGCTGCCCCTGGAGCTGTCGTCTTCTGGGCATTGGAGGCCACCTTTCCCCACAGGGCAAGCTCACCCTGCCCCGTGAGAACCTGTGCTTAAAAGCCCCACGGCTGAGATGCCAGTCCTGTAAGCTGGGGCAGACCGCAGGGTTCAGGGCAGGGGAAAGCTCAGCAGAAGAGTCCATGGGTGGACGTCGGAAGAGGAATGTGAATACAGCCCCCCAGTTTCAGCCCCCCAGCTACCAGGCCACAGTTCCCGAGAACCAGCCAGCAGGTACGCCTGTGGCATCTCTGCGGGCCATCGACCCAGATGAGGGCGAGGCAGGTCGGCTTGAATACACTATGGATGCCCTCTTCGATAGCCGCTCCAATCATTTCTTTTCGCTGGACCCAGTCACGGGTGCAGTAACCACAGCCGAGGAGCTGGATCGTGAGACCAAGAGTACTCACGTCTTCAGGGTCACTGCGCAGGATCACGGCATGCCCCGACGCAGTGCGCTGGCCACGCTCACCATCATGGTGACTGACACCAATGATCACGACCCTGTGTTTGAGCAGCAGGAGTACAAGGAGAGCCTCAGGGAGAACCTGGAGGTTGGCTATGAGGTGCTCACCGTCAGAGCCACAGATGGTGACGCCCCTCCCAATGCCAACATTCTGTACCGCCTGCtggaggggcctgggggcagcCCTTCTGAAGTCTTTGAGATTGACCCTCGCTCCGGGGTCATCCGAACCCGGGGTCCTGTGGATCGGGAAGAGGTGGAATCCTACCAGTTGACAGTGGAAGCGAGTGACCAGGGTCGGGACCCCGGTCCGCGGAGTGCCACAGCTGCTGTTTTCCTGTCTGTGGAGGATGATAACGACAACGCCCCCCAGTTCAGTGAGAAGCGCTATGTGGTTCAGGTGCGGGAGGATGTGACCCCAGGAGCCCCGGTACTCCGGGTCACTGCCTCGGATAGAGACAAGGGCAGCAATGCCCTGGTGCATTACAGCATCATGAGTGGCAACGCTCGGGGACAGTTTTACTTAGATGCCCAGACTGGGGCTCTGGATGTGGTGAGCCCTCTTGACTATGAGACAACTAAGGAATACACCCTACGGGTTCGGGCACAGGATGGCGGCCGCCCCCCTCTCTCCAACGTCTCCGGCTTGGTGACAGTGCAGGTCCTGGATATCAACGACAACGCTCCCATCTTCGTCAGCACCCCCTTCCAGGCTACTGTCCTGGAGAGTGTCCCCTTAGGCTACCTGGTTCTCCACATCCAGGCCATCGATGCCGATGCCGGTGACAATGCCCGCCTCGAATACCGCCTTGCGGGGGTTGGGCACGACTTCCCCTTCACCATTAACAATGGCACAGGCTGGATCTCCGTGGCGGCTGAGCTGGACCGGGAAGAGGTTGATTTCTACAGCTTTGGAGTAGAAGCCCGCGACCACGGCACCCCAGCACTCACTGCTTCAGCCAGTGTCAGTGTGACCATCCTGGATGTCAACGACAACAACCCGACCTTTACCCAACCAGAGTACACCGTGCGGCTCAATGAGGATGCAGCTGTGGGCACCAGCGTGGTGACGGTGTCGGCCGTGGACCGTGATGCCCACAGTGTCATCACCTACCAGATCTCCAGCGGCAACACCCGAAACCGCTTCTCCATCACCAGCCAGAGTGGTGGGGGGCTGGTGTCCCTCGCCTTGCCGCTGGATTACAAACTGGAGCGGCAGTACGTGCTGGCTGTTACCGCCTCCGATGGCACACGACAGGACACGGCACAAGTGGTGGTGAACGTCACCGATGCTAATACCCATCGTCCCGTATTTCAGAGCTCCCACTACACGGTGAATATTAACGAGGACCAGCCAGCAGGCACCACCGTGGTGCTGATCAGTGccacagatgaggacacaggtGAGAATGCCCGCATCACCTACTTTATGGAGGACAGCATCCCCCAGTTCCGCATCGATGCAGACACAGGGGCTGTCACCACCCAGGCTGAGCTGGACTACGAGGACCAGGTGTCCTACACCCTGGCCATCACTGCCCGGGACAATGGCATTCCCCAGAAGTCTGACACCACCTACCTGGAGATCCTAGTGAATGACGTGAATGACAATGCCCCTCAGTTTCTGCGGGACTCCTACCAGGGCAGTGTCTATGAGGACGTGCCCCCCTTCACCAGTGTCCTGCAGATCTCAGCCACTGACCGTGACTCTGGCCTTAACGGCAGGGTCTTCTACACCTTTCAAGGGGGTGATGATGGAGATGGTGACTTTATTGTAGAATCCACATCAGGCATTGTGCGAACTCTGCGGAGGCTGGATCGTGAAAATGTGGCCCAGTACATCCTGCGGGCATATGCAGTGGACAAAGGGATGCCTCCAGCCCGCACGCCCATGGACGTGACGGTCACTGTATTGGATGTGAATGACAATCCACCCGTTTTTGAGCAGGATGAGTTTGATGTGTTTGTGGAAGAGAACAGCCCCATTGGGCTGGCTGTGGCCCGGGTCACAGCCACTGACCCTGACGAAGGCACCAATGCCCAGATCATGTACCAGATCGTGGAGGGCAACATCCCTGAGGTCTTCCAGCTGGACATCTTCTCAGGGGAGCTGACTGCTCTGGTGGACTTGGACTACGAGGACCGGCCTGAATACATCCTGGTCATCCAGGCCACGTCGGCTCCCCTGGTGAGCCGGGCTACAGTGCACGTCCGCCTGCTTGACCGCAACGACAACCCACCTGTGCTGGGCAACTTTGAGATTCTTTTCAACAACTACGTCACCAACCGATCGAGCAGCTTCCCGGGGGGTGCCATCGGCCGGGTGCCTGCCCACGACCCTGACATCTCCGACAGCCTGACTTACAGCTTTGAGCGGGGAAACGAACTCAGCCTGGTCCTGCTCAATGCGTCCACGGGTGAGCTGAGGCTGAGTCGGGCACTGGACAACAACCGACCTCTGGAGGCCATCATGAGCGTGCTGGTGTCAG ACGGCGTACACAGTGTGACCGCCCAGTGCGCACTGCGTGTCACCATCATCACCGACGAGATGCTCACGCACAGCATCACGCTGCGCCTGGAGGACATGTCGCCCGAGCGCTTCCTGTCGCCCCTACTGGGCCTCTTCATCCAGGCGGTGGCCGCCACGCTGGCCACACCCCCAGACCACGTGGTGGTCTTCAACGTGCAGCGGGACACCGACGCCCCTGGCGGCCACATCCTCAACGTGAGCCTGTCGGTGGGCCGGCCGCCCGGGCCCGGCGGCGGGCCGCCCTTCCTGCCCTCCGAGGACCTGCAGGAGCGCCTGTACCTCAACCGCAGCCTGCTCACGGCCATCTCGGCGCAGCGCGTGCTGCCCTTCGACGACAACATCTGCCTGCGCGAGCCCTGTGAGAACTACATGCGCTGCGTGTCGGTGCTGCGCTTCGACTCCTCCGCGCCCTTCATCGCCTCCTCCTCCGTGCTCTTCCGACCCATCCACCCCGTCGGCGGGCTGCGCTGCCGCTGCCCTCCCGGCTTCACGGGCGACTACTGCGAGACCGAGGTGGACCTCTGCTACTCGCGGCCCTGCGGCCCCCACGGGCGCTGCCGCAGCCGCGAGGGCGGCTACACCTGCCTCTGCCGCGATGGCTACACCG GTGAGCACTGCGAAGTGAGTGCCCGCTCAGGCCGTTGCACCCCGGGTGTCTGCAAGAATGGGGGCACCTGTGTCAACCTGCTGGTGGGCGGCTTCAAGTGTGACTGCCCATCTGGAGACTTCGAGAAGCCCTTCTGCCAGGTGACCACACGCAGCTTCCCTGCCCGCTCCTTCGTCACCTTCCGGGGCCTGCGCCAGCGCTTCCACTTCACCCTGGCCCTCTC GTTTGCCACCAAGGAGCGTGACGGGCTGCTGTTGTACAACGGGCGCTTCAACGAGAAGCACGACTTTGTGGCCCTCGAGGTGATCCAGGAGCAGGTCCAGCTTACCTTCTCTGCAG GGGAGTCGACCACCACCGTGTCCCCATTCGTGCCCGGAGGGGTCAGTGACGGCCAGTGGCACACAGTGCAGCTGAAGTACTACAATAAG cccctgTTGGGCCAGACAGGGCTCCCACAGGGCCCATCCGAGCAGAAGGTGGCTGTGGTGACTGTGGATGGCTGTGACACAGGGGTGGCCCTGCGCTTCGGAGCTGTGCTGGGCAACTACTCCTGCGCTGCCCAGGGCACCCAGGGAGGCAGCAAGAA GTCTCTGGACCTGACGGGGCCCCTGCTGCTGGGCGGGGTGCCTGACCTGCCCGAGAGCTTCCCCGTCCGCACGCGGCACTTCGTGGGCTGCATGAGGAACCTGCAGGTGGACAGCCACCACGTGGACATGGCCGACTTCATTGCCAACAACGGCACCGTGCCTG GCTGCCCCGCCAAGAAGAACGTGTGTGACAGCAACACTTGCCACAACGGGGGCACCTGTGTGAACCAGTGGGACGCCTTCAGCTGCGAGTGCCCCCTGGGCTTCGGGGGCAAGAGCTGTGCCCAGG AAATGGCCAACCCGCAGCGCTTCCTGGGCAGCAGCCTGGTGGCCTGGCATGGCCTCTCCCTGCCAATCTCGCAGCCCTGGCACCTCAGCCTCATGTTCCGCACCCGCCAGGCCGACGGCGTCCTGCTGCAGGCTGTCACCAGGGGGCGCAGCACCATCACCCTGCAG CTTCGCGAGGGCCACGTGGTGCTGAGTGTGGAGGGCACGGGGCTCCAGGCCTCGTCTCTCCGGCTGGAGCCAGGCCGGGCCAATGATGGCGACTGGCACCATGCACAGCTGGCACTGGGAGCCAGTGGGGGCCCTGGCCACGCCATCCTGTCCTTTGACTATGGGCAGCAGCGGGCAGAGGGCAACCTGGGCCCCCGGCTGCATGGGCTACACCTGAGCAACATTACCGTCGGGGGCGTGCCAGGGCCAGCCAGTGATGTGGCCCGTGGCTTCCGGGGCTGTTTGCAG GGTGTTCGGGTAAGCGAGACACCCGACGGTGTTAGCAGTCTGGATCCCAGCCGTGGGGAGAGCGTCAATGTGGAGCCAGGCTGTAGCCTGCCAGACCCCTgtgactcgaacccatgtcctgcCAACAGCTATTGCAGTGACGACTGGGACAGCTATTCCTGCAGCTGTGATCCAG GTTACTATGGTGACAACTGTACTAACGTGTGTGACCTGAACCCATGTGAGCATCAGTCCGTGTGTACCCGAAAGCCCAGTGCCCCCCATGGCTATACTTGCGAATGTCCCCAAAATTACCTTGGGCTGTACTGTGAGACCAG GATTGACCAGCCTTGCCCCCGAGGCTGGTGGGGACACCCCACGTGCGGCCCATGCAACTGTGACGTCAGCAAAGGCTTCGACCCAGACTGCAACAAGACAAGCGGCGAGTGCCACTGCAAG gAGAACCACTACCGGCCCCCTGGCAGCCCCGCCTGCCTCCTATGTGACTGCTACCCCACGGGCTCTCTGTCCCGAGTCTGTGACCCTGAGGACGGCCAGTGTCCATGCAAGCCAGGAGTCATTGGGCGCCAGTGTGACCGCTGTGACAACCCTTTTGCTGAGGTCACCACCAACGGCTGTGAAG TGAATTACGACAGCTGCCCGCGAGCCATCGAGGCCGGGATCTGGTGGCCCCGTACCCGCTTCGGGCTGCCTGctgctgccccctgccccaaAGGCTCCTTTG GCACCGCTGTGCGCCACTGTGACGAGTACAGAGGGTGGCTCCCCCCAAACCTCTTCAACTGCACGTCGGTCACCTTCTCAGAGCTGAAGGGCTTT GCGGAGCGGCTGCAGCGAAACGAGTCAGGCCTGGACCCGGGGCGCTCGCAGCGGCTGGCCCTGCTTCTGCGCAACGCCACCCAGCACACGGCTGGCTACTTCGGCAGTGACGTCAAGGTGGCCTACCAGCTGGCCACGCGGCTGCTGGCCCACGAGAGCGCCCAGCGAGGCTTCGGGCTGTCCGCCACACAGGATGTGCACTTCACCGAg AACCTGCTGCGGGTGGGCAGCGCCCTCCTGGATGCGGCCAACAAGCGGCACTGGGAGCTGATCCAGCAGACAGAGGGCGGCACTGCCTGGCTGCTCCAGCACTACGAGGCCTACGCCAGCGCGCTGGCCCAGAACATGCGGCACACCTACCTGAGCCCCTTCACCATCGTCACGCCCAACATCG TCATCTCTGTAGTTCGCCTGGACAAGGGGAGCTTCGCCGGGGCCAAGCTGCCCCGCTACGAGGCCCTGCGGGGGGAGCGGCCTCCGGACCTCGAGACCACGGTCATCCTGCCCGAGTCTGTCTTCAGAG AAACGCTCCCCGCGGTCAGGCCCGCAGGCCCCGGAGAGGCCCAGGAGCCAGAGGAGCTGGCCCGGCGTCAGCGGCGGCACCCGGAGCTGAGCCAGGGTGAGGCCGTGGCCAGTGTCATCATCTACCGCACCctggccgggctgctgccccacAACTACGACCCGGACAAGCGTAGCCTGAG AGTTCCCAAGCGCCCTGTCATCAACACGCCCGTGGTGAGCATCAGCGTGCACGACGACGAGGAGCTTCTGCCCCGAGCTCTGGACAAGCCGGTCACCGTGCAGTTCCGGCTGCTGGAGACGGAGGAGCGCACCAAGCCCATCTGTGTCTTCTGGAACCATTCGATCCT GGTCAGCGGCACAGGTGGCTGGTCAGCCCGAGGCTGCGAAGTCGTCTTCCGCAACGAGAGCCACGTCAGCTGCCAGTGCAACCACATGACGAGCTTCGCCGTGCTCATGGACGTGTCCCGGCGGGAG AATGGGGAGATCCTGCCACTGAAGACGCTGACATATGTGGCCCTGGGGGTCACCCTGGCTGCCCTACTGCTCACTTTCCTCTTCCTCACTGTTCTGCGTGCCCTGCGCTCCAACCAGCACGGCATCCGACGGAACCTGACTGCCGCCCTGGGCCTGGCTCAGCTGGTCTTCCTCCTGGGAATCAACCAGGCTGACCTCCCC TTTGCTTGCACAGTCATTGCCATCCTGCTGCACTTCCTGTACCTCTGCACCTTTTCCTGGGCTCTGCTGGAGGCCTTGCACCTGTACCGGGCGCTCACCGAGGTGCGCGATGTCAATGCTGGCCCCATGCGGTTCTACTACATGCTGGGCTGGGGTGTGCCCGCCTTCATCACAG GTCTAGCTGTGGGCCTGGACCCTGAGGGCTATGGGAACCCTGACTTCTGCTGGCTCTCCATCTACGATACACTCATCTGGAGTTTTGCCGGCCCCGTGGCCTTTGCTGTCTCG ATGAGTGTCTTCCTGTACATCCTGGCGGCCCGGGCCTCCTGTGCTGCCCAGCGGCAGGGCTTTGAGAAGAAGGGCCCTGT CTCGGGCCTGCGGCCCTCCTTCGCTGTCCTTGTGCTGCTGAGCGCCACGTGGCTACTGGCACTGCTCTCCGTCAACAGTGACACCCTTCTCTTCCACTACCTCTTTGCTGCTTCCAATTGCATCCAG GGCCCCTTCATCTTCCTCTCCTATGTGGTGCTTAGCAAGGAGGTCCGGAAAGCACTCAAGTTTGCCTGCAGCCGCAAGCCCAGCCCTGACCCTGCTCTGACCACCAAGTCCACCCTGACCTCG TCCTACAACTGCTCCAGCCCCTATGCAGATGGAAGGCTGTACCAGCCCTACGGAGACTCAGCAGGCTCTCTGCACAGTGCCAGCCGTTCGGGCAAGAGTCAGCCCAGCTACATCCCCTTCTTGTTGAG GGAGGAGTCCACACTGAACCCTAACCAAGGGCCCCCTGGCCTGGGGAACCCCGGTGGCCTATTCCTGGAAGCTCAAGACCAGCAGCACG ATCCAGACACAGACTCCGACAGTGACCTGTCCCTGGAAGATGACCAGAGCGGCTCCTATGCCTCAACCCACTCATCAGATAgcgaggaggaagaagaggaagaagagggggaggcCGCCTTCTCTGGAGAGCCGGGCTGGGACAgcctgctggggcctggggccgAGAGACTGCCCCTGCACAGTACCCCCAAGG ATGGGGGTCTGGGGCCCGAGAAGGTCCCCTGGCCAGGAGACTTTGGGACCACAGCAAAGGATGGTGGTGGCACTGGCGCCTCTGAGGAGCGGCCACGGGAGAATGGAGATGCCCTGCCTCGGGAGGGGTCCCTGGGTCCTCTTCCAGGCCCTTCTGCCCAACCTCACAAAG GCATCCTCAAGAAGAAGTGTCTGCCCACCATCAGTGAGAAGAGCAGCCTCCTACGGCTACCCCTGGAGCAGGGCACAGGCTCCTCCCGGGGCTCCTCAGCCAGCGAGGGCAGCCGGGGTGGGCTGCCTCCCCGCCCTCCGCCGCGGCAGAGCCTCCAGGAACAGCTGAACGGGGTCATGCCCATCGCCATGAGCATCAAGGCAGGCACGGTGGATGAGGACTCGTCAGGCTCCGA